Proteins co-encoded in one Sander vitreus isolate 19-12246 chromosome 9, sanVit1, whole genome shotgun sequence genomic window:
- the LOC144523381 gene encoding uncharacterized protein LOC144523381, translated as MMDSHFRGTLCTIVVFFTLPHLSCNMLCPSSCQCNFKGSVRCVGDTITDIPKQLPVHTYLLMLNGTNMNVINEQSLANMDLLLRFSLTHSHLHTIHPSAFHVAPQLKSVKLSSNDLSTLPARVFSPLTTLEQLHLDGNQLETIAPDMFEGLVRLLDLNLSWNKLSSPPSNVFNGLTQLKFLNLARNSIKKLPPTIFHTLTNLHKLMIYNNELEVLEAGIFDELVNLVELKIYHNQITSLPPQVFWSLRNLTILNLSSNRLQAIPAKSFYNMPKLSKLTIYNNPLLSLPDQLMGHMPDMTEIYLYATNLTTVPGNLFANMSGLRSLNLHFNDKLRELPSDLFCCIPKLEKLSLKFNDLRYLHPQLFSGLTTLGMLLLNDNKLQSLPENIFQGLGGVLSVDLKNNHLKTLPGDILLSNTALKALTLSGNPWDCTCSIRGIAKWIRHNEHVVLDRQDVICHSPVYQLRRTIDSLRDEEFNFCDARIVKSRYFSIHEPMKSFHTITNSRQTSVVASVTTPHTTTSTPTQGATQQVTTPTTTPTIKPSTLHTTILPTTLQTTTITRPNDKFHLINEIALSDHMSRPFYDTLVVEQGPEFVHHKLQNGWVYVWFLPSDEALTGLLMFSHILLVAAGLFLILAAMFCICRLNKTMDELKAECAHPPG; from the exons ATGATGGATTCTCACTTCAGAG GCACCTTGTGCACGATAGTTGTCTTCTTCACACTGCCACACCTCAGCTGCAATATGCTCTGCCCCAGCAGTTGCCAGTGTAATTTTAAAGGTTCAGTCAGGTGTGTTGGAGACACCATCACAGATATACCAAAGCAGCTGCCTGTCCACACATACCTGCTGATGCTTAATGGCACAAACATGAACGTCATAAATGAGCAGAGCTTGGCAAACATGGACCTCCTGTTGCGTTTCAGTCTGACTCACAGCCATTTGCACACTATCCATCCCAGCGCCTTCCATGTTGCTCCACAGCTTAAGTCTGTCAAGCTGTCGTCCAATGATCTCTCTACCCTCCCTGCTCGGGTTTTCAGTCCACTGACCACTCTGGAGCAGCTGCATTTAGATGGGAACCAGTTGGAGACCATTGCTCCGGATATGTTTGAAGGACTTGTCAGGTTGCTGGATCTGAACCTGAGCTGGAACAAACTCAGTAGTCCtccttcaaatgttttcaatgGACTGACCCAACTTAAATTTCTGAACCTTGCCAGGAACTCCATAAAAAAACTTCCACCAACTATCTTTCACACCTTGACTAATCTTCACAAGCTTATGATCTATAACAATGAGCTAGAAGTGCTAGAAGCTGGGATTTTTGATGAACTTGTCAACCTTGTGGAGCTAAAAATCTATCATAACCAGATCACCAGCCTTCCACCTCAAGTGTTCTGGTCACTGAGGAACTTAACAATCCTGAACCTTTCCTCTAACCGGCTTCAAGCTATCCCGGCAAAGAGCTTCTACAACATGCCAAAGCTGAGCAAGCTTACCATTTACAACAACCCGTTATTATCTCTACCAGACCAGCTGATGGGTCACATGCCTGACATGACAGAGATTTATCTGTATGCCACTAACCTCACCACTGTTCCTGGGAATTTGTTTGCAAACATGTCTGGGCTCCGGAGCCTTAACCTTCATTTTAATGACAAGCTGAGGGAGTTGCCCTCAGACCTCTTCTGCTGCATTCCCAAGCTTGAGAAGCTCTCATTGAAATTCAACGACCTCCGTTATCTACATCCTCAACTGTTTTCCGGACTAACCACACTGGGCATGCTGCTTCTTAATGACAATAAGCTGCAGAGCCTACCGGAAAACATCTTTCAGGGCCTCGGAGGGGTTTTGTCAGTTGATTTGAAGAATAACCACCTTAAGACTCTACCAGGAGATATTTTGTTGTCAAATACAGCTTTGAAGGCTCTTACTCTGAGTGGCAACCCCTGGGACTGTACTTGTAGTATCAGAGGTATTGCAAAATGGATAAGACATAATGAGCATGTGGTTCTTGACAGACAGGATGTGATATGTCATAGTCCAGTGTACCAACTGCGCCGTACCATTGATTCCCTGCGTGATGAGGAGTTCAACTTTTGCGATGCTAGGATAGTCAAATCAAGATATTTTTCTATACATGAGCCAATGAAATCATTCCACACTATtacaaacagcagacaaacatCAGTTGTAGCTTCAGTAACCACACCGCATACAACAACATCAACCCCCACTCAAGGAGCTACCCAACAAGTCACAACACCAACAACCACTCCAACTATAAAACCATCTACCTTACATACCACCATCCTACCAACAACTCTCCAAACCACCACCATCACCCGGCCTAACGACAAGTTTCATCTCATCAATGAGATTGCCTTGTCTGATCACATGTCTCGTCCTTTCTATGACACATTGGTGGTTGAACAGGGGCCCGAGTTTGTTCACCACAAACTTCAAAACGGCTGGGTGTACGTATGGTTTCTGCCCTCAGATGAGGCCTTGACTGGGCTCCTAATGTTTAGTCACATCCTTCTTGTGGCCGCAGGCTTGTTCCTCATTCTTGCTGCCATGTTTTGCATATGTCGCCTCAACAAGACTATGGATGAGCTGAAGGCGGAGTGTGCACATCCTCCAGGGTAA